One Coleofasciculus sp. FACHB-T130 genomic region harbors:
- a CDS encoding DUF4912 domain-containing protein, whose amino-acid sequence MAKERPPLEEMTLRQLRKVASECSISRYSRMRKEQLLTAIKEVQRTKISLGSTRIVEAQEEVEAAKFELGQEDRTGGTLASVDEGLGDLPGGYGESRVVLMPRDPQWAYTYWDIPNDHKEDLRRQGGQQLALRLYDVTDVNLEYQSPHSIQEYPCDELAREWYLPMPVSDRDYAVDIGYRCADGRWLVLARSAPVRVPPVYPSDWIEDQFITVAWEEDLRGKTFLELVPPAKKMAMAGYGSVATGGNPIYDEIFGMAQTVEAQRVAGSLFGSMQQVPGSMQSVSLAEQALSSYVFPSGVGMWAVPTVSGLTMSGVGMSGAGFSGSGIPMRPRQFWLVADAELIVYGATEPDATVTIGGRPIKLNPDGTFRFQMSFQDGLIDYPIMAVAADGEQTRSIHMKFNRETPSRNTNTKEDAVEEWLS is encoded by the coding sequence ATGGCAAAAGAACGCCCACCATTGGAAGAGATGACATTAAGGCAACTCCGTAAAGTTGCTAGCGAATGCAGCATCTCTCGATACAGCAGAATGCGTAAAGAGCAACTGCTAACAGCAATTAAAGAAGTTCAACGCACCAAGATTTCTCTCGGTTCAACTCGTATAGTGGAGGCGCAAGAAGAAGTGGAAGCAGCAAAATTTGAACTGGGTCAGGAAGATCGCACAGGTGGAACCCTTGCATCCGTAGATGAAGGTCTAGGGGATCTTCCGGGTGGCTACGGTGAAAGCCGGGTTGTCCTGATGCCTCGCGACCCCCAATGGGCATACACCTACTGGGATATCCCCAACGATCATAAAGAAGATTTACGCCGTCAGGGAGGACAACAACTCGCGCTGCGACTCTATGATGTCACCGACGTGAATCTGGAATATCAAAGCCCTCACAGCATTCAGGAATATCCTTGCGATGAGCTAGCGCGGGAATGGTATTTGCCAATGCCCGTGAGCGATCGCGACTATGCTGTAGACATCGGCTACCGTTGTGCTGATGGTCGCTGGCTCGTCTTAGCTCGTTCCGCTCCCGTCCGCGTTCCTCCCGTTTATCCTTCAGATTGGATTGAAGACCAATTCATCACCGTTGCTTGGGAAGAAGACCTACGCGGTAAGACTTTCCTCGAACTGGTTCCCCCCGCCAAGAAAATGGCAATGGCTGGCTACGGTAGTGTAGCCACAGGTGGCAATCCTATTTACGACGAAATCTTCGGCATGGCTCAGACCGTCGAAGCTCAACGGGTAGCCGGTTCGTTGTTTGGCTCCATGCAGCAAGTACCTGGTTCGATGCAGTCAGTGTCCCTTGCCGAACAAGCTCTGAGTTCCTACGTCTTCCCCTCTGGCGTTGGGATGTGGGCAGTTCCTACCGTATCTGGTCTTACCATGTCTGGTGTGGGAATGTCCGGCGCTGGCTTCTCAGGTTCCGGCATCCCGATGCGTCCTCGCCAGTTCTGGTTGGTTGCCGATGCTGAACTCATTGTTTACGGTGCTACCGAGCCAGATGCTACAGTCACAATTGGCGGTCGTCCCATCAAGCTGAATCCAGATGGCACCTTCCGCTTCCAGATGTCCTTCCAAGATGGTCTGATTGACTACCCAATTATGGCAGTGGCGGCTGATGGCGAGCAAACTCGCTCGATTCACATGAAGTTTAACCGCGAAACGCCATCGCGCAATACCAACACCAAAGAAGATGCTGTTGAGGAATGGCTCTCTTGA
- a CDS encoding DUF2358 domain-containing protein — protein MDIIQILKDDYQRFPENQTYSIYAEDVFFKDPLNKFNGLERYKLMIGFIKTWFMNVKMDLHDIRKSGDTIQLEWTLSWNTPLPWKPRIAIPGWSELKLNTDGMIASHIDYWKCSRFDVLKQHLLPLKQGKNNK, from the coding sequence ATGGACATCATTCAAATCCTCAAAGACGACTACCAAAGATTTCCAGAAAACCAAACCTACAGCATCTATGCAGAAGACGTTTTTTTCAAAGATCCGCTGAACAAATTTAATGGTCTTGAGCGTTACAAACTCATGATTGGCTTTATCAAAACCTGGTTTATGAACGTCAAGATGGATTTACATGACATTCGCAAATCCGGAGATACAATCCAACTTGAGTGGACTTTGAGCTGGAATACCCCTCTGCCGTGGAAACCTCGTATCGCCATCCCAGGCTGGAGTGAGTTGAAACTCAACACTGATGGAATGATTGCTTCCCATATCGACTACTGGAAATGTTCGCGTTTTGATGTGTTGAAACAACATTTGTTACCCTTAAAACAGGGAAAAAATAATAAGTAA
- a CDS encoding TRC40/GET3/ArsA family transport-energizing ATPase, producing MRVILMTGKGGVGKTSVAAATGLRCAELGYKTLVLSTDPAHSLADSFDLELGHDPRQVRPNLWGAELDALMELEGNWGAVKRYITQVLQARGLEGVQAEELAILPGMDEIFGLVRMKRHYDEGEFDVLIIDSAPTGTALRLLSLPEVGGWYMRRFYKPLQGISVALRPLVEPIFRPIAGFSLPDKEVMDAPFEFYEQIEALEKVLSDNTQTSVRLVTNPEKMVIKESLRAHAYLSLYNVATDLVVANRIIPDQVTDPFFQRWKESQQQYRQEIHENFHPLPVKEVPLYSEEMCGLEALERLKETLYKDEDPTQVYYKETTLRVVQDQNNYSLELYLPGIAKDNIQLSKTGDELNITIGNHRRNLVLPQALAALQPAGAKMENDYLKIRFSTPVQV from the coding sequence ATGCGCGTAATTTTGATGACCGGCAAGGGTGGTGTTGGCAAAACTTCTGTAGCCGCCGCTACTGGCTTGCGTTGTGCCGAACTCGGTTACAAAACCCTTGTTTTAAGTACCGATCCCGCTCACTCTCTCGCCGACAGTTTTGACTTGGAACTGGGGCACGATCCGCGACAGGTTCGCCCAAACTTGTGGGGGGCTGAATTAGATGCTCTGATGGAATTAGAAGGCAACTGGGGCGCAGTTAAGCGTTATATTACCCAAGTTTTGCAGGCAAGAGGCTTGGAAGGCGTACAAGCGGAAGAATTAGCAATTCTTCCCGGTATGGATGAAATTTTCGGTTTGGTACGCATGAAGCGCCACTACGATGAAGGCGAGTTTGACGTTTTAATTATTGACTCAGCTCCTACTGGTACGGCTCTAAGATTGCTCAGTCTACCGGAAGTCGGCGGCTGGTATATGAGACGTTTTTACAAGCCGCTACAGGGGATATCAGTAGCGCTCAGACCTCTAGTTGAACCGATCTTCAGACCAATTGCCGGTTTTTCCTTGCCCGATAAAGAGGTAATGGACGCTCCCTTTGAATTCTACGAGCAGATTGAAGCTTTAGAAAAAGTATTGAGTGACAATACTCAGACTTCGGTCCGTCTCGTCACCAATCCCGAAAAAATGGTGATTAAAGAGTCTCTCCGCGCCCATGCTTATTTGAGTTTATACAATGTTGCTACGGATTTAGTGGTGGCAAATCGGATTATCCCCGATCAAGTGACCGACCCTTTCTTTCAACGTTGGAAAGAAAGCCAGCAGCAATATCGGCAGGAAATTCACGAAAACTTCCATCCCTTACCAGTCAAGGAAGTTCCGCTTTACTCAGAAGAAATGTGTGGGTTAGAGGCTTTAGAACGGTTAAAGGAAACGCTCTATAAAGATGAAGATCCCACTCAGGTGTATTACAAGGAAACCACTCTGAGGGTTGTGCAAGACCAAAATAACTACAGCTTAGAACTTTACTTGCCCGGTATTGCCAAAGATAATATCCAACTAAGTAAAACCGGCGATGAATTAAACATTACGATAGGCAATCACCGCCGCAATTTGGTGTTACCGCAAGCCTTGGCAGCCCTGCAACCAGCTGGAGCAAAGATGGAGAATGATTATCTTAAAATCCGGTTTAGCACTCCGGTTCAGGTATAG
- a CDS encoding chlorophyll a/b-binding protein, whose translation MNPETTSSEQSPIETPAENYNQPEPAFGWTLYSEQINGRFAMVGFVALLVLEFFTHQDFFTWLGLR comes from the coding sequence ATGAATCCTGAAACAACTTCCTCAGAACAATCACCCATAGAAACACCCGCAGAAAATTACAACCAACCAGAGCCTGCTTTCGGCTGGACGCTCTACTCCGAGCAAATCAACGGACGATTCGCAATGGTAGGGTTTGTTGCTTTATTGGTGCTGGAATTTTTCACCCATCAGGATTTTTTTACCTGGCTGGGTTTGCGCTAA
- a CDS encoding succinate dehydrogenase/fumarate reductase iron-sulfur subunit produces the protein MQVLFKVIRQEQNSSPVVQTYTLDVEPGNTILDCLNLIKWEQDGSLAFRKNCRNTICGSCGMRINGRSALACKENIGSEVQRLQQIAASATLSDAPQKPLGAIPEITIAPMGNMPVIKDLVVDMRSFWDHLEVVEPYVSTGENPIPEREFLQTPEERDRLNQTGNCILCGACYSECNAREVNSDFVGPHALAKAYRMVADSRDAEIESRLENYNEGTKGVWGCTRCFMCNTVCPMDVAPMDQIGKIKQQILDRKDDQASRSIRHRKVLIDLVKEGGWIDERRFGLQVVGNSFRDIKGMISLGPLGLRMLARGKFPLGFEPSAGAEVVRSLIESVQSLES, from the coding sequence ATGCAAGTCCTTTTTAAGGTCATCCGGCAGGAGCAAAATTCCTCTCCTGTAGTACAGACTTATACGTTGGATGTCGAGCCTGGTAACACAATTCTGGACTGCCTAAATCTTATTAAGTGGGAGCAGGATGGAAGTTTAGCTTTTCGCAAGAATTGTCGCAACACAATTTGCGGCAGTTGTGGAATGCGAATCAACGGTCGTTCCGCTTTGGCGTGTAAGGAAAATATTGGCAGTGAAGTGCAAAGGCTGCAACAGATAGCAGCGAGTGCTACCCTTTCAGATGCCCCGCAAAAACCTTTAGGTGCCATCCCAGAAATTACTATTGCACCAATGGGCAATATGCCGGTCATTAAAGATTTGGTGGTGGATATGCGTAGTTTTTGGGATCATCTTGAAGTAGTTGAACCCTATGTGAGTACGGGGGAAAATCCTATACCGGAACGAGAGTTTTTACAAACACCCGAAGAACGCGATCGCCTTAATCAAACAGGCAATTGTATATTGTGTGGTGCCTGCTATTCTGAATGCAACGCCCGTGAGGTCAATTCGGATTTTGTAGGACCCCACGCCCTTGCAAAGGCTTATCGAATGGTAGCGGATTCTCGTGACGCCGAAATAGAATCCCGTTTGGAAAATTACAACGAAGGCACCAAAGGCGTCTGGGGTTGTACCCGCTGTTTTATGTGTAATACGGTTTGTCCGATGGATGTGGCACCAATGGATCAAATCGGCAAAATTAAACAGCAAATTCTCGACCGCAAGGACGATCAAGCCAGTCGTTCAATCCGTCACCGGAAAGTATTAATTGATCTAGTGAAGGAAGGTGGTTGGATTGATGAACGTCGGTTTGGTTTACAAGTCGTGGGAAATTCTTTTAGAGACATCAAGGGGATGATTAGCCTGGGGCCACTCGGATTAAGAATGCTGGCTCGCGGTAAGTTTCCTTTGGGGTTTGAGCCGTCTGCTGGGGCTGAGGTAGTGCGATCGCTCATTGAATCTGTCCAAAGCCTTGAGTCTTAA
- a CDS encoding AbrB family transcriptional regulator — protein sequence MSETATAPLTGKALLQKVKELSHLPRRETAKRCGYYTVTKNNQTRVNLTDFYDAVLGAKGVPLDPEGTKDGRGREPTYRVSVHKNGQIVIGATYTEAMGLKPGDEFEIKLGYKHIHLIQVDGGSKTGDDTSDESESEEATAS from the coding sequence ATGAGTGAAACCGCAACAGCTCCATTGACAGGGAAAGCACTGCTTCAAAAAGTAAAAGAGCTTTCACACTTACCACGGCGAGAAACAGCAAAACGCTGTGGCTATTACACCGTAACAAAGAACAACCAGACTCGCGTCAACTTAACAGACTTTTATGACGCAGTTTTAGGCGCGAAAGGTGTTCCCCTCGATCCAGAAGGAACAAAAGATGGTCGGGGTCGCGAACCAACCTATCGTGTAAGCGTACACAAAAATGGTCAAATTGTTATTGGTGCAACTTACACTGAGGCAATGGGATTAAAGCCTGGTGATGAGTTTGAAATTAAGCTGGGTTACAAGCATATTCACCTAATTCAGGTGGATGGCGGAAGTAAGACTGGAGACGATACCAGTGATGAAAGCGAAAGTGAGGAGGCGACTGCATCATAA
- a CDS encoding type II CAAX endopeptidase family protein translates to MPIFDRADWWLVSLPQTPAVLKAIAFFIVWLVLWLPVAIPLAAVLKWRPFHPLAVEQKLPLLASLYLIAPAIVWGAAWVEGAFFSDYGLDWKASIFISLGQGFALGVLSLVVVFGIQKALGWIEWRSQENPLYEDTQNPPQNLWSVVGSVLLPTLLLGLLISGIEELIFRGFLLTELQQDYSTWVAAAVSSLIFALLHLVWEQQETLPQLPGLWLMGMVLVLARVCDDGNLGLAWGLHAGWIWAIASLDTTRVIRYTGIVPAWVTGLGEKPLAGAAGIFCLLGTGILIWQIYL, encoded by the coding sequence ATGCCTATTTTTGATCGAGCCGATTGGTGGCTGGTATCACTTCCACAAACTCCTGCTGTGTTGAAGGCGATCGCTTTCTTCATTGTCTGGTTAGTTCTTTGGTTGCCAGTTGCGATTCCTTTGGCAGCAGTGCTGAAATGGCGACCCTTTCACCCCTTGGCTGTAGAGCAAAAGCTTCCTTTATTAGCTTCGCTCTATTTAATTGCCCCTGCGATCGTCTGGGGTGCCGCTTGGGTGGAGGGGGCTTTTTTTTCGGATTATGGGTTGGACTGGAAAGCTTCAATATTCATTTCACTAGGACAAGGCTTCGCTTTAGGGGTGCTAAGTCTGGTAGTGGTATTTGGCATCCAAAAAGCGTTGGGCTGGATTGAGTGGCGATCTCAAGAGAATCCTCTCTATGAAGATACACAGAACCCCCCGCAAAATCTGTGGTCGGTAGTCGGATCTGTCTTACTACCAACATTGTTATTAGGATTATTGATTAGTGGAATTGAAGAGTTAATTTTTCGGGGATTTCTGCTTACGGAACTCCAGCAAGATTATTCAACTTGGGTAGCGGCGGCAGTTTCTAGTTTAATTTTTGCGCTGCTTCATTTGGTTTGGGAACAGCAGGAAACATTGCCTCAGCTACCAGGATTATGGCTGATGGGGATGGTATTAGTGCTGGCTCGTGTCTGTGATGATGGGAATCTAGGCTTGGCGTGGGGACTTCACGCCGGATGGATTTGGGCGATCGCAAGTTTGGATACGACGAGAGTGATTCGCTACACCGGCATTGTTCCGGCTTGGGTAACTGGTTTGGGAGAAAAGCCTCTGGCGGGTGCGGCGGGAATTTTTTGTCTGCTGGGAACTGGGATTTTAATCTGGCAAATTTATCTTTAA
- the cbiE gene encoding precorrin-6y C5,15-methyltransferase (decarboxylating) subunit CbiE, with the protein MTLVHVVGIGLDGADGLSHSVREIVEQAMLLIGSDRHLSYFPNSSAQRLILGDLTKVVEEIRDRLSAGSGGIVVLVSGDPLFFGLGRLLVAQLPSAELTFHPHLSSVQLAFNRIKVPWQDARVISAHGRSLDELTQALQQGIEKIAVLTDTQNTPEAIARLLLALDLPNTYQFWVCENLGGADERVRSFPCAGRQLMASLQEQNFASLNVVVLLRPSDSASKSGDAFLPNLDALPMLGVPDRSFLSFSDRPGLMTKREVRVLVLGELALQPGQIIWDIGAGTGSVSIEIARLFPTSRVYAIEKTAAGTMLIQQNCDRFQVENVISIHGSAPEALYSLPAPNRIFIGGSGGNLTEILDTCNSHLTASGRLVLALATLEHLNETLGWLSRQQWDYQLLQVQLSRSVPVGSLTRFSPLNPVTILAANR; encoded by the coding sequence ATGACACTTGTACACGTTGTTGGAATTGGCTTGGATGGTGCAGATGGGCTGAGTCATAGTGTGCGGGAGATTGTAGAGCAAGCGATGCTGTTAATTGGGAGCGATCGCCATCTCTCTTACTTTCCCAATTCCTCAGCCCAACGTCTGATTCTGGGTGACTTGACAAAGGTAGTTGAGGAAATTCGCGATCGCCTGTCTGCGGGTTCTGGCGGCATTGTCGTATTGGTGAGTGGCGATCCCCTCTTTTTTGGACTAGGACGGCTGTTGGTGGCACAACTACCTTCAGCAGAATTAACGTTTCATCCGCATCTGAGTTCGGTTCAACTGGCTTTTAACCGGATTAAGGTTCCCTGGCAGGATGCGCGTGTCATCAGCGCCCACGGGCGATCGCTGGATGAGTTAACCCAAGCGCTGCAACAGGGCATTGAGAAGATTGCTGTATTAACCGATACTCAAAATACGCCGGAAGCGATCGCTCGTCTGTTACTCGCTTTAGATTTACCCAACACTTATCAGTTCTGGGTTTGTGAAAATTTAGGTGGTGCTGATGAGCGAGTTCGGTCTTTTCCCTGTGCCGGAAGACAATTAATGGCGTCTCTACAAGAGCAAAATTTTGCTTCTTTGAATGTCGTTGTCTTGCTACGTCCGTCTGATTCAGCGAGTAAGAGTGGGGACGCATTCCTACCGAATCTGGATGCCCTTCCGATGCTGGGAGTCCCGGATCGGAGTTTCTTGAGTTTTAGTGATCGCCCTGGCTTGATGACGAAGCGGGAAGTCCGGGTTCTTGTACTGGGAGAACTGGCGCTACAGCCGGGACAAATTATTTGGGATATTGGGGCAGGTACTGGCTCAGTTTCGATTGAAATTGCCCGTCTATTCCCCACTTCTCGCGTGTATGCGATTGAGAAAACGGCTGCTGGCACGATGTTAATTCAGCAGAACTGCGATCGCTTCCAAGTAGAAAATGTGATTTCTATTCATGGCAGCGCCCCAGAAGCTTTGTACAGCCTCCCGGCACCTAACCGCATCTTTATTGGCGGTAGCGGCGGCAATTTAACTGAAATTCTCGATACCTGCAATTCGCATTTAACGGCTTCAGGGCGCTTGGTACTGGCACTCGCCACGCTGGAACACCTGAATGAGACTTTGGGCTGGTTATCGCGTCAGCAATGGGATTATCAGTTGTTGCAAGTGCAGTTATCGCGTTCTGTGCCGGTGGGATCGCTGACTCGGTTTTCCCCGCTGAATCCCGTCACGATTCTGGCAGCAAATCGCTGA
- a CDS encoding cobalt-precorrin-8X methylmutase has product MSLPIHPILQQSFALIDREIGEHRFSPSEYAIVRRAIHSTADFEFAQLIRFSEGAIESAIAALRRRVPIVTDVGMVKQGVAGMVAQTFNNPLVAAVEQASVALPGKTRTETGLLKCWQEFPEAIYAIGNAPTALLALCAELPSAPIQPALVIGAPVGFISVVESKAVLEKTPVPQIRIEGRKGGSPITAAIVNALLILAWEAEEC; this is encoded by the coding sequence ATGAGCTTACCCATTCATCCCATCCTCCAGCAAAGTTTTGCTCTCATCGATCGAGAAATTGGCGAACACCGCTTTAGCCCCTCCGAGTACGCAATTGTACGTCGAGCCATCCACAGCACCGCTGATTTTGAATTTGCCCAATTAATTCGATTTAGTGAGGGGGCGATTGAAAGCGCGATCGCTGCCTTGCGGCGTCGCGTGCCGATTGTTACAGACGTTGGCATGGTCAAACAGGGAGTGGCGGGAATGGTGGCGCAAACCTTTAACAACCCCCTGGTTGCCGCTGTGGAACAAGCAAGCGTTGCTCTCCCTGGCAAGACGCGCACGGAAACCGGCTTACTAAAATGTTGGCAAGAATTTCCAGAGGCAATTTATGCGATTGGTAATGCTCCCACTGCTCTGCTGGCTTTGTGTGCAGAGTTACCCTCGGCACCCATTCAACCGGCTTTAGTGATTGGCGCACCCGTTGGATTTATCTCCGTCGTAGAGTCTAAAGCGGTACTAGAAAAGACGCCCGTACCCCAAATTCGGATTGAGGGGCGCAAGGGCGGCTCACCGATTACCGCGGCGATTGTGAATGCTTTACTCATATTGGCTTGGGAGGCAGAGGAATGTTAG
- a CDS encoding DUF1868 domain-containing protein — protein MDETYHTYLNRVARLTLPATYESQVQHIQESPKFKPSPSGTRQAVPFPGYSAITPPAGEESENATFYESLKACQEQLLQQLDPGFIVPVPAESFHVTLADLIWDSAYRHTTSENPEFEEQLRDRIAQIFEQSQPSLTGGNPMLWQLLGLMVMPRAVAVCLVPKDEGTYERMLKFRRFIYQSRSLIELGIEQQYRFTAHVTLGYFGDISPDLNRARLCEKLSQINNQWLENSPEIWTHQAQLRKFDDMTRYYREPDWPVLTF, from the coding sequence TTGGACGAGACTTATCACACTTATTTAAATCGGGTAGCACGGCTAACACTACCTGCAACCTACGAGTCCCAAGTACAGCATATACAGGAGTCTCCGAAGTTTAAGCCCTCCCCGTCAGGGACAAGACAAGCCGTGCCTTTCCCTGGTTATTCGGCGATCACGCCACCTGCGGGAGAAGAATCCGAGAATGCGACGTTTTACGAAAGCTTGAAAGCGTGCCAAGAGCAACTCCTACAGCAGCTAGATCCTGGTTTTATTGTGCCAGTCCCTGCTGAGAGTTTTCATGTGACCTTAGCAGATTTGATTTGGGACAGTGCTTATCGGCACACCACGAGTGAGAATCCGGAGTTTGAAGAACAACTGCGCGATCGCATTGCTCAAATTTTCGAGCAGTCCCAGCCATCTCTCACTGGCGGCAATCCGATGCTTTGGCAGTTGCTGGGGTTGATGGTAATGCCCCGTGCAGTCGCGGTTTGTTTAGTCCCCAAAGACGAAGGCACTTACGAGCGAATGTTGAAGTTTCGCCGGTTTATCTATCAAAGTCGGAGTTTGATAGAGTTGGGGATTGAACAGCAATATCGTTTTACTGCCCATGTGACGCTGGGCTATTTTGGCGATATTTCACCAGATTTGAACCGCGCTCGCTTGTGTGAAAAACTTTCTCAAATTAACAACCAATGGTTGGAAAATTCTCCAGAAATTTGGACACACCAAGCGCAATTGCGAAAATTTGACGATATGACCCGGTATTATCGGGAACCTGATTGGCCCGTTTTAACTTTTTAA
- the holA gene encoding DNA polymerase III subunit delta produces MPIYLYWGEDDFALEKAVDSLRDRILDPQWANFNYDKISQALPDAVITALNQAMTPPFGSAYRLVWLVDTTICLHCSEDLLAELERTIPAIPESSVFLLTTRSKPDGRLRSTKLLQNHADIREFSLIPPWKTEELLKKVRQVAQQVGVKLTPAAAELLAQSVGNDTRQLWNELEKLQVYAGIPKPLPTASDQADVSQDAIALEVVAALVTSNTQNSLQLASAIAKGNTAHACSLVADLIGHNEPALRIVATLIGQFRTWLWVKLMVESGERDERAIATAAEIGNPKRIYFLRQEVKDFSVRQLTLTLPLLLELEVALKRGADPISTLQMKVIELCQLYQ; encoded by the coding sequence ATGCCAATTTACCTCTACTGGGGTGAGGATGATTTTGCCCTGGAAAAAGCTGTTGACTCCCTGCGCGATCGCATTCTCGACCCCCAATGGGCTAACTTTAACTATGACAAAATTTCTCAAGCGCTACCCGATGCGGTCATCACTGCTTTAAACCAAGCAATGACACCACCCTTTGGCAGCGCCTACCGTTTGGTATGGTTGGTTGATACTACTATATGCCTGCACTGTTCGGAAGATCTGCTGGCTGAACTGGAGCGTACGATACCGGCGATTCCTGAGTCTTCAGTATTTTTGCTAACGACTCGCTCTAAACCCGATGGGCGTCTCCGGTCTACAAAGCTGCTGCAAAACCATGCTGATATTCGAGAATTTTCGCTCATCCCGCCCTGGAAAACTGAAGAACTGCTAAAAAAGGTGCGTCAGGTTGCCCAGCAAGTCGGTGTAAAACTAACCCCCGCAGCTGCCGAACTGTTAGCCCAATCTGTGGGAAATGATACCAGACAACTTTGGAACGAACTGGAAAAGTTGCAGGTTTACGCCGGTATCCCGAAGCCTCTTCCCACCGCTTCTGACCAAGCAGACGTATCCCAAGACGCGATCGCCCTCGAAGTCGTTGCTGCCCTAGTAACCTCTAACACCCAAAACAGCTTGCAGCTCGCATCGGCGATCGCCAAGGGGAATACCGCCCACGCCTGTTCGCTGGTTGCCGACTTAATCGGTCATAACGAACCCGCTTTGCGGATTGTCGCCACCCTCATCGGTCAATTTCGTACCTGGTTGTGGGTGAAACTGATGGTAGAGAGCGGTGAGCGAGATGAACGAGCGATCGCCACTGCGGCAGAAATCGGCAACCCCAAACGAATTTACTTTCTGCGCCAAGAAGTCAAAGACTTCTCTGTGCGTCAACTCACCTTAACCTTACCCTTACTCCTGGAATTGGAAGTCGCCCTCAAGCGAGGAGCTGACCCCATTTCAACGTTACAAATGAAAGTTATCGAACTGTGTCAATTGTATCAATGA
- a CDS encoding DUF4168 domain-containing protein, producing the protein MMTLYSSRRSLNRVLSQCLSVGTLAALSLLLGFAPGLSERSHSLDFSSQAYAQSPFSSKDLSNFARAVLAMEPGRQAAYNEIKRIVGSPPNIACSQPNSLRSLPGNAQAIAINYCKQSQKIVESNGLSIGLFNQITVEAQKNSEVAAQIKNEMIRLQAQ; encoded by the coding sequence ATGATGACTTTATACAGTTCACGTCGCTCTCTGAATCGAGTCTTATCTCAATGCCTGAGTGTTGGTACTCTCGCTGCTCTAAGTCTGTTGTTAGGTTTTGCACCCGGTCTATCCGAGCGCTCTCATAGCCTTGACTTTAGTTCTCAGGCATACGCTCAATCACCCTTCAGCTCTAAGGACTTAAGCAACTTCGCCAGGGCTGTTTTGGCGATGGAACCGGGTCGCCAAGCTGCCTATAACGAGATCAAAAGAATCGTGGGCAGTCCTCCAAATATTGCTTGCAGCCAGCCGAATAGCCTGCGATCGCTTCCAGGAAATGCCCAGGCCATTGCCATCAATTACTGCAAACAGTCTCAAAAGATTGTTGAGAGCAACGGTTTGTCCATTGGATTATTTAATCAAATTACGGTGGAGGCGCAAAAAAATTCGGAGGTAGCAGCACAGATAAAAAATGAAATGATCCGTCTGCAAGCTCAGTAA
- the ureE gene encoding urease accessory protein UreE, whose product MLTITQRFPANLDASVNFTLFLTAEERTRSRYRFETAEGQALYLRLPRGTVLRDRDLLQSEIGDIVVRIVAKPEPVLTATAQKPLDLLRAAYHLGNRHVPIEIAATHLRLSPDPVLKSMLEHLGMEVREEISPFYPEMGAYGHHHHA is encoded by the coding sequence ATGCTAACGATAACGCAACGCTTTCCCGCCAATTTGGATGCATCGGTCAACTTTACTCTTTTTCTGACTGCCGAGGAGCGCACGCGCAGCCGCTATCGCTTTGAAACTGCTGAGGGGCAAGCTTTGTATCTGCGCTTACCCAGAGGAACCGTGTTGCGCGATCGCGATCTCCTTCAATCTGAAATCGGTGATATCGTCGTGAGAATCGTGGCTAAACCGGAACCCGTTCTCACTGCGACTGCCCAAAAACCCCTCGATTTGCTGCGGGCGGCTTATCATCTAGGCAATCGCCATGTACCGATAGAAATTGCTGCCACTCATTTGCGGTTGTCTCCCGACCCCGTTTTAAAGTCAATGCTAGAACATCTGGGGATGGAGGTACGAGAGGAAATCTCGCCTTTTTATCCAGAAATGGGTGCCTATGGACACCATCATCACGCTTAG